One genomic region from Jeotgalibacillus haloalkalitolerans encodes:
- a CDS encoding methyl-accepting chemotaxis protein has product MKGDGKDLMKEGRLSGLLSRILLVSAALMLVNMIAQVIMYGVPELTLMNVLYNTQFLLLVAPALYYRLSNDAKYFKELSVLATLLLSFIFYANAWVNVPYFWFVPLGIAAVYADAKLMKKALIATAFLLAIAQFVHLYFAEPMMVETSMEYAILTGAYHIVQYVPIAIILLYAVKRAGLKNEQSVELQTQLKSMLVNVEATADRLDQMVSQLTTQLADSSSSVSSVSGQLEIMEEASSKYRQSSATAEKNVSGIVSQVSDVSRRSEEMNKLTDEVILAAEENKENLKSTISQMKEVQQQSGYSAETVQVLDEKTKEIDAALDQITGIAAQTNLLALNASIEAARAGEHGKGFAIVADEVRKLAEQSASVSVNIRTVVAEISSAKEEVAASLEETRNKMDGSMNAINQTSDVFEVLIGKQEELKLQFRRILEAARLSSESGTAVQGTMQMMQQHAADNDQGIEGIVHAVHELETAFDEIAQFAYAVKDQAGHLTEDLKKTS; this is encoded by the coding sequence ATGAAAGGGGACGGGAAAGATTTAATGAAAGAGGGGAGACTTTCAGGTTTATTAAGCAGAATTTTATTGGTGTCAGCAGCTTTAATGCTGGTGAACATGATTGCGCAGGTCATCATGTATGGGGTGCCGGAACTGACATTAATGAATGTTTTGTACAATACACAGTTTTTACTGCTGGTAGCTCCCGCTTTATATTACAGGCTATCAAATGATGCTAAGTATTTTAAGGAATTATCTGTCCTTGCGACATTACTGCTGTCATTTATCTTTTATGCGAATGCATGGGTGAATGTACCATACTTCTGGTTTGTTCCACTCGGTATTGCAGCCGTTTATGCAGATGCAAAGCTCATGAAGAAGGCACTGATCGCAACCGCTTTTCTATTGGCCATTGCTCAGTTTGTCCATCTTTATTTTGCAGAACCGATGATGGTGGAAACCTCGATGGAGTATGCGATCCTGACGGGTGCTTATCACATTGTTCAATATGTACCAATCGCAATTATTTTACTATATGCAGTGAAAAGAGCCGGTCTTAAAAATGAGCAGAGTGTTGAACTTCAGACTCAGCTGAAGTCTATGCTGGTTAACGTGGAAGCAACGGCAGACCGGCTTGATCAGATGGTCAGCCAGCTGACAACCCAGCTTGCGGATTCCTCAAGTTCAGTTTCTTCTGTCAGCGGGCAGCTTGAAATCATGGAAGAAGCGTCATCAAAATACAGGCAATCATCTGCCACGGCAGAAAAAAATGTTTCAGGCATTGTGTCACAAGTGTCAGATGTATCCAGGAGATCTGAAGAAATGAATAAACTGACCGATGAAGTCATTCTGGCTGCAGAAGAAAACAAAGAGAATCTAAAGTCAACGATCAGTCAAATGAAAGAAGTGCAACAGCAGTCCGGTTATTCAGCTGAGACGGTTCAGGTACTCGATGAAAAAACAAAGGAAATTGACGCTGCTTTGGACCAGATCACCGGGATAGCAGCACAGACGAACTTACTTGCCTTAAATGCTTCTATTGAGGCTGCAAGAGCAGGGGAGCATGGAAAAGGATTTGCCATTGTAGCGGATGAAGTGAGGAAGCTCGCTGAACAATCAGCTTCTGTTTCTGTGAATATCCGGACAGTTGTTGCTGAAATCTCTTCTGCAAAAGAAGAAGTGGCCGCCTCACTTGAAGAAACCAGAAACAAAATGGATGGCAGCATGAATGCGATTAATCAGACTTCAGATGTTTTTGAAGTGTTAATTGGTAAACAGGAAGAACTGAAGCTGCAATTCAGACGTATTCTTGAAGCAGCCAGGCTGTCATCAGAGAGTGGAACGGCAGTCCAGGGAACCATGCAGATGATGCAGCAGCACGCGGCTGACAATGACCAGGGCATTGAGGGAATCGTCCATGCCGTCCATGAGCTCGAAACAGCTTTTGATGAAATTGCGCAATTTGCATATGCTGTAAAAGACCAGGCTGGTCATCTGACTGAGGACCTGAAAAAAACATCATGA
- a CDS encoding ketopantoate reductase family protein → MNILIAGAGGIGGYFGGRLMEKGQKVTFLVRENRKKQLEKTDLVIESPHGNFTGKPDLITKDQRDQTYDAIIITTKAYHLEEVINDIKPFADESTLILPLLNGIAHMEPLIEAFGERVIGGLCFIETTLNAEGHVIQSSPIHDLVYGERDGSPSERIMKLQEAFEGAHAGFTLSENIMQDMWHKYSFITAMSGITTLMRSPIGPAVKLPAARQTLERLLHEISAVMHAIDAPIAEGLPDMQMAKMEEMKDEMKSSMLRDMEKGLQTETSHLQGWLLGKGKENGLETPVLEAAFAHVKIYESLKS, encoded by the coding sequence ATGAATATTCTGATTGCAGGCGCCGGCGGGATTGGCGGCTATTTTGGCGGGAGACTGATGGAAAAAGGTCAGAAGGTTACTTTTCTTGTGCGTGAAAATAGAAAGAAACAGCTTGAAAAAACAGATCTTGTCATTGAAAGCCCTCACGGAAATTTCACCGGAAAACCCGATCTGATTACAAAAGATCAACGTGATCAAACGTATGATGCCATTATCATTACGACAAAAGCTTATCACCTTGAAGAAGTAATAAATGATATAAAACCGTTTGCTGATGAGTCTACACTGATTCTTCCTCTTTTAAATGGAATTGCTCATATGGAACCGTTGATTGAGGCTTTTGGCGAGCGTGTGATCGGCGGTCTGTGCTTTATTGAGACGACGCTGAACGCTGAAGGTCATGTGATTCAATCAAGTCCGATTCATGACCTGGTCTATGGAGAAAGAGACGGAAGTCCATCTGAACGGATCATGAAGCTGCAGGAGGCTTTTGAAGGTGCCCATGCAGGTTTTACACTCAGCGAAAATATCATGCAGGATATGTGGCATAAGTATTCATTTATCACTGCGATGTCCGGTATTACCACATTAATGAGGTCACCAATTGGTCCGGCAGTCAAACTGCCTGCAGCAAGACAGACACTTGAAAGACTGCTGCATGAAATTTCAGCTGTCATGCATGCCATTGACGCCCCAATCGCTGAAGGCCTCCCTGACATGCAAATGGCAAAAATGGAGGAAATGAAAGACGAAATGAAATCCTCTATGCTGCGTGATATGGAAAAAGGACTGCAGACAGAGACTTCACACCTGCAGGGCTGGCTGCTCGGGAAAGGAAAAGAAAATGGCCTTGAAACTCCTGTACTTGAAGCAGCTTTTGCACATGTGAAGATCTATGAGTCACTCAAATCCTGA
- a CDS encoding DUF1002 domain-containing protein, with protein sequence MMKQLITALLAIILLIPAVGTAGASDHNTDEGIDERFGLPILVLGGNLDDNQKQEVREMLGVTDPESVEEVVVTGEDLVRYIEGEDSRARMFSSAKITRQDEGHGLVIERVNPENITQVTDTMYANALLTAGIENATVEIASPVKVSGHSALTGIYKAYEVSGEELDTARLEVANDELNLATDLAEEEGIDQEKVSELLAEIKQAIAEQNPATREDVEQIINEQLSNLEINLSEEDRQRLTDLFEQMRNLNINFDNVSEQLNDLSTAIQDRLSDVVNDEGFWQGVRDFFQGLIDAISGLFGGSEEEPINESQQ encoded by the coding sequence ATGATGAAACAGTTGATTACAGCTCTACTAGCGATCATATTACTTATTCCGGCAGTCGGCACAGCGGGTGCTTCAGACCATAATACAGATGAAGGCATTGATGAAAGGTTCGGTCTTCCGATCCTGGTGCTTGGCGGAAATCTTGACGATAACCAAAAACAGGAAGTAAGAGAGATGCTGGGCGTGACTGATCCTGAATCAGTTGAAGAAGTGGTTGTAACAGGAGAAGATCTTGTACGTTATATTGAAGGAGAAGACAGCAGAGCACGTATGTTTTCTTCAGCAAAAATCACGCGTCAAGATGAAGGACACGGACTGGTTATTGAAAGAGTTAACCCTGAAAATATTACACAGGTAACGGATACAATGTATGCCAATGCTTTACTCACAGCAGGTATTGAAAATGCAACGGTTGAAATTGCTTCACCGGTAAAAGTAAGCGGTCATTCTGCACTGACAGGAATCTATAAAGCGTATGAAGTAAGCGGTGAAGAACTTGATACAGCAAGACTTGAAGTTGCGAATGATGAGCTGAACCTGGCGACTGATCTTGCAGAAGAAGAGGGAATTGATCAGGAAAAGGTAAGTGAACTGCTGGCTGAAATTAAGCAGGCAATCGCAGAACAGAACCCGGCAACGCGTGAAGATGTTGAGCAGATCATTAATGAGCAGCTGTCAAACCTGGAAATTAACTTGAGTGAAGAAGACCGTCAGCGACTGACAGATTTATTCGAGCAGATGCGTAACCTGAATATCAACTTTGATAATGTGTCAGAGCAGCTGAATGATCTTTCAACAGCGATTCAGGATCGTCTGAGTGATGTTGTCAATGATGAAGGATTCTGGCAGGGTGTCAGAGATTTCTTCCAGGGATTAATTGATGCAATCTCAGGTCTGTTCGGTGGATCAGAAGAAGAACCAATTAATGAATCACAGCAGTAA
- a CDS encoding winged helix-turn-helix transcriptional regulator — protein sequence MAAMSLCPKFEQAFQILGKRWNGVIIRVLADGPKRFSEIAEPIPHISNKILTERLKELEEHGLVIREVYPETPVRIEYRLSDKGESLTPILDEIQHWADQWMAK from the coding sequence ATGGCTGCGATGTCACTATGTCCAAAGTTCGAACAAGCTTTTCAAATTCTGGGCAAACGCTGGAATGGCGTGATCATACGCGTACTTGCTGATGGTCCTAAGCGCTTTTCAGAAATTGCAGAGCCGATCCCTCATATCAGCAATAAAATCTTAACTGAACGTCTGAAGGAACTAGAAGAACACGGGCTTGTTATACGTGAAGTGTATCCGGAAACACCTGTGCGGATTGAATATAGATTATCGGATAAGGGTGAGTCACTTACACCTATTTTGGATGAGATTCAACATTGGGCTGATCAGTGGATGGCTAAATAG
- a CDS encoding ABC transporter ATP-binding protein, with protein MKAQEKVLDVKGLRVSFFTDEGEVPAVDDIDFYVREGEVLGIVGESGCGKSVTSLSVMGLIPNPPGKIIGGEIKLNGEELTTASEKRMRQIRGKDVAMIFQEPMTSLNPLFTIGNQLMDAMRIHKMGNKQQAKQRSIEMLKLVGLPRAEELMNDYPHQLSGGMRQRVMIAMAMVCNPRLLIADEPTTALDVTIQAQILKLMKDLNEKMNTAIMMITHDLGVVAETCERIVVMYAGKVVETGPAVEIFKDPQHPYTRGLIQSVPDMRYKKQRLYSIPGNVPKPGSIKQGCRFADRCEFAFDRCRQEDPPLYKTAEGHSTRCFLFDEKEETVHDNRNTVKS; from the coding sequence ATGAAGGCTCAGGAGAAGGTACTGGATGTAAAAGGCCTCCGCGTATCGTTTTTTACAGACGAAGGAGAAGTACCTGCAGTAGATGATATTGATTTTTACGTCCGTGAAGGTGAAGTGCTCGGTATTGTAGGGGAATCGGGCTGCGGCAAGAGTGTTACTTCACTTTCAGTCATGGGACTGATTCCAAATCCGCCGGGGAAAATTATCGGTGGGGAAATTAAATTAAATGGTGAAGAGCTGACGACAGCTTCAGAAAAAAGAATGAGACAGATCAGAGGGAAAGACGTAGCAATGATCTTTCAGGAACCGATGACTTCACTGAATCCGCTATTTACAATCGGCAATCAGCTGATGGATGCGATGCGTATACATAAAATGGGAAATAAACAACAGGCAAAACAACGCTCGATTGAAATGCTTAAGCTTGTGGGACTGCCGCGGGCAGAAGAGCTGATGAATGATTACCCTCACCAGCTATCAGGCGGGATGCGTCAGCGTGTGATGATTGCGATGGCAATGGTATGTAATCCAAGGCTTTTGATTGCGGACGAGCCGACCACTGCGCTTGATGTGACGATCCAGGCTCAGATCCTTAAGCTGATGAAGGACCTGAACGAAAAAATGAATACAGCCATTATGATGATCACACATGATTTGGGTGTCGTTGCTGAGACGTGTGAGCGGATTGTCGTGATGTATGCAGGGAAGGTAGTAGAAACGGGGCCGGCAGTTGAGATATTTAAAGACCCTCAGCACCCATACACAAGAGGACTGATACAGTCAGTTCCTGATATGCGCTACAAAAAGCAGCGTCTTTATTCAATTCCCGGGAATGTCCCAAAACCGGGTTCAATCAAACAGGGATGCCGTTTCGCAGACCGCTGTGAATTTGCATTTGACCGCTGCAGACAGGAAGATCCTCCTTTATACAAAACAGCAGAGGGGCATTCGACAAGATGTTTCCTATTCGATGAAAAGGAGGAAACGGTTCATGACAACAGAAACACTGTTAAAAGTTGA